The genomic interval CGCCAGCGCTTGCGCCTGGAGGCCGGTGAAAGCCCAGGCGCCTTTACCCGGCTGCTCGAACAGTTGCGCGAAGAGTACCAGCGCCTGAACACCACACTGGATGGCTGGGTAAATGACACAGAAGGCCTGGCGATGGACACCCTCGAACAACGCACCGCTGCGCGGACGGAGGCCGCACGGCGCATACGCCAGGCCTGGCGCAGGGAAGGCGTGGAGGCCGATCAGCTGGAACTGGCACTGGAAGCCCAGGACCTGGGCGCATTGCCGACCTTACCCACGCGCCTGGAGCACGTCCGGTGGCTGACGGTCGTCGACTCACCCCATGGCGAAGCGATCAACCTCGATGGCTTCCTGCAGGCCTTCCCTGGCGTGCGTAACCTGGACCTGGCCAGCAACAGGCTGCGTTTGCTGCCCGGCGCCCTGGCCCAGATGGCGGAACTGGAAACCCTGGACCTGCAGTGCAACGTCGTGGCTTTGCAGGAGGCACACAATATCGATCTACTGACGCGCCTGCCCCGCCTGCAGCGGCTCAACCTCTCTGGCGGCCTGGAGAGCCTGCCGGTCGCCGCTCTGCAGCGGCTCGGCCAGTTGCAGCACCTGTACGCGCTGAGGGCCGACTTGAACAGGCTCGCACTGCAAACCGAACACTTCGAGGCGTTGCAAGGCTGGCCCGCGCTGGCCGAATTGAGCCTGGGCTCGTGCGAAATCACCCTCACCGCAGAAAGCCGCGCGGCGCTGGGCCGCCTCAACCAGCTGCACTCGCTGCGCCTAGGGGAAAACCCACTGCAGTTGGCACCCGACGTGACCGGCTGGCAGCACCTGCAAACCCTAGACCTCGACCGCGCCGGTATCACCCAATGGCCCGAAGGCCTGCCAGGCTTGATGAATCAACGCCCACTCGTGCTGCGCTCGCTCGACCTCAGTGGCAACCGGTTGGTCGATGCACCCGAATTGCACGACACGGCGTTCGCTGAAGCGATACGTAGCGGGGATGAAGGCACCTATTACGACTTCGACGACAACCCCTTCAGTGAGCAGGCTCAACGCAGCCTGTTCGGCGCAGGGCTGACGGCCATCCCGGACATAGAAGCCCTGGAGGACGAGGCCTGGGTGATCGAATTGCCCCCCGAGCTTGAGGCACACCGCGAGGCCAATGCCGAAGACGCTGAGTGGGCGCCCGTGTACCGCCTGACCGAACGCATGGCGCAAACGCCGGAGTACCTGGCTAACCCGGTGCGCACGCGTGAGCGCATCGTGCATGTACTGCGCACGCTCACCCGCGAAGACGTCGGTGACGCGGGCTGGGGCCTCGCCGAACTGCGTGAGCAAGTACTCACCGAGATCAACGACGCAGCCGAGGCCTGCGTGGACCAGGCCAGCCTGCTGTTCCAGCGGGTCGAAACGCAGGTGTCGGTGTGGCGTAGCGTGGCTGCCGCACACCCCGGCGCCACCGACGAAGCGGTCGCTGTGTCCGTCGCCACTGGCCTGGCCCGCCAGGGCCGCCTGGATGAACGCATAGGCGCCCTGTACAACGCTCGCCGGGCACGCCGGCAGGCCTTGAGCGATGCGCAAAACGACAGCGAACGCCAGGCCGCACCAGCCCTGGTGGCGGAAGACGATTTGAGCGATGCACACCTGAGCGACCCACAAACACCGCCCGACGAAATTGAAATCGCCCTGGTCGCACGCATCGCCCTGCGCGAACGCCTGGGCCTGCCCGAACAACCTGGGCAGATCGCCTTTGGCTACCTGGCGCAACTGAGCGAGGCCACCCTGCAACGCCTGGCCCTGGCAGTCGAAACTGAGGCGGATGCTGCCTTCCTGGCACGCTGGACGAGTGAGCAACCCTTCTGGCGCGCCTGGGTTCGGCGGCTACGGCCTGAGCCATTCGAAACGCTCGCACGTGACTGGGAGGCTGCTTCGGAGTACTACACCGAGTTGAGTGAACCCACCACCGCGCCCGGTGCCTACCGCGGGCCCGCTGTTCCGTTGGCGTTCATCACCGCGCTGGAGCGCGAGACCCACACCGTACCGGGGCTGGCATGGCGGGTGGAGGGCACCTTGCAGCGCATCGACCTGGTGTCGGGGCGCTACAGTGGCGAAGACGAGCTTTACGCGCTGGCTGGCCGCCTGCTGCTCAGCACCCGCCAGCAGGCGCGAGACCAGCTCTACCGGCAGTTGACCCAGGCTCTGTTCCAGGCCGCCTGACGTACAGCGGGTGGCAGGCCCCCTGCAGGGCGTGTCGCCCGCAGCCGATTCGGCTGCAAGCGCTTGGACTTCAGCCTTTAACGCTGCGCCATTGCTCAGGCTGCCGATACCCCTGCGCCCAGGCCAGAACTTCACTCGCCGGCATCGGCCTGGCGATGAAATACCCCTGCGCCAGCTCGCAACCCAGTGCCATCAGCACCCGCCCATGCTCGACACTCTCCAGGCCTTCGGCAACCACCTCGCGGCCAAACGCACGCGCCAGCCCGATCACCGCCCCGGTCAGGGCCAGGTCATCCTGGTCATGGAGAATGTCGCGCACGAACGATTTGTCAATCTTGATGGTCTGGGTCGGCAAGCGCTTGAGGTAGCTCAGCGACGAATAGCCGGTGCCGAAATCGTCCAGCGAAAAGCGCACGCCCAAGGCCCGGCAGGCATCCAGGCACCGGCTGACATGCTGCAGGTTGTCGATGGCCACCGACTCGACGATTTCCAAGTCCAGCCGGGCCGGGTCAACCCCGGGGTGCTCCGCCAGCAACTGTTCCAGGCGTTCGACGAAATCACTGCGCTGCAAATGCCGCGCAGCAATGTTGACACTCACCGACCACGGCTGCCCCTGCCCTTGCCAGGTCTGCAACTGGCTCAGCGCCTGGTGGATCACCCATTCGCCAATTTCGATGATCAGGTCGGTCTGTTCCACCAACGGCAGGAACTCGCCCGGCGGCACCAGGCCACGGCCCGGCCGTTGCCAGCGCAGCAACGCCTCGAAACCCAGCACCTCACCGCTGCGCAGGTTGACCTTGGGCTGGTAGTAAAGGCACAGCTCGCGATTGCGCAGTGCCCGACGCACCCGTGTCACAGTCTGGTGGGTGGCCTTGAGTTCCTGCTCCTGGGACACATCGAACACGTGGTAACGGTTGCGCCCACGCTGCTTGGCCACATACATGGCCTGGTCGGCGTGACGCACCAGGGTATCGGCGTCCTCATCGTCGAGCGGGTACAGCGTGACGCCAATACTGGCGCTCAACGAGAGGGTGTGCTCGCGCACCACATAGGTGGCCGCCAGCGCCCGCAGCACCCGGCACAGGGCCGCATGCAACTGGCGGTCGTCGCTGACATTGCGCAGGATCAGCACAAACTCGTCACCCGACAACCGGGCCACGGCATCCCCCCCGCGCAAGATGCCCTTCAAGCGCTGCGCCACTTCGACCAGCAACAGGTCGCCAGTGGCATGCCCGTAGCCATCGTTGACCGCCTTGAAGCCATCCAGGTCGAGCATGCACACCGCCAGCGGGATGTCTTCACGGCGCGAGAACGCCAGTGCCTGATTGAGCAGGTCGGACAGGTAGGCGCGGTTGGGCAGCCCGGTCAGCACATCGTGCCCCACCCGCCATTGCAAGGTGTGCAGCAATTGGCGCTTCTCGGTGACGTCGAAGCGGATCGACACATACTTGCGCACCTTGCCGGTCAGCGGGTCGACCAGCGGCACCATGGTGCTGTCGACCCAGTACAACGAACCGTCCTTGGCGCGGTTGCAGATCTCGCCCTTCCACACCTTGCCCGCCGTTAGCGCCCGCCACATGCCGAGGAAGAATTCCGGCTCGTGCAGGCCGGAATTCAGAATGCGGTGGTTGGCGCCCAGCAGTTCGTCGCGGCTGTAACCGGAGATGCTGCAGAACTGCTGGTTGACGTAAGTGATGCAGCCACGCAGGTCGGTTTCGGAAAAGATCGCGGCCGCGTCCACGGCCGCGCGATAGTTATCGTCCATAAGCATCCTGCCCTAACGGTTGAAGCGCTCCACGAGGGCGCGCAATCCGGCGCACACCTCTTCCAGCTCGGCACCGCGCGAGGCGGCAGCGTTGGCGCTATGGGCGCTGTGCTGGGCAATGCCCGCCACACCGTTGATCTGCCGCGACACCTCTTCAGCCACGGCAGACTGCTGCTGCGAGGCTGTGGCCATCTGCTGGCTCATGCCGCTGATGCGTTGCACCGCTTCACGAATACCGTGCAGCGCCTGTTGGGCCTCCTGCACCTGGGCAACGCCCTGCTCGGCGCCCTGAATGCCTTGGCTGGCAATGGCCACGGCTTCTTCAGCACCGCTGCGCAGGCCATCGATAATGGCCTGGATATGCAACGTCGACTGCCGGGTCTTGTCGGCCAACGCCCGCACCTCGTCGGCCACCACGGCAAAGCCACGGCCCTGCTCACCGGCACGGGCGGCCTCGATAGCGGCATTGAGCGCCAGCAGGTTGGTTTGCTCGGCAATGCCCCGGATCATCCCCGTCGCCTCGGCGATGGCGCCGGTCTGACCAGCCAGGTGGGTGACCGCCTGGTTGATCTGGTCCACGGTGCCGGCCAGGGCGCGGATCGCCGTGCCGCTGGCATCGGCCACGCGGCTGCCCTGCTCGGCCAGCAGGTGCGCGGTATGCGCCTCGGCGGCGGTGAGTTGCACATGGTTGACCACCTCGCCGATCGAGGCGGTCATCTCGGCCATCGCGGTTGCGCTCAGGTCGGTTTCGGCGCGCTGCTCCAGCAGGGCCGTTTCGGTACCGCGCGACAGACGCCCAGCATCGTGCGCGGCTACTGCCATCTGCGTGGCCAGGTCGCTGAGCCGGGTCAACGCGGTTTTCAGGCGCGCCTCTTCACCAATCAAAATTAGCTGCAGTTGCCCGGCGGCGCCCGGCAGGTCGCTGTAGGTCAACGCCGCGGTGGGGTCGGCGAAGGTGCCTTCGGCGCCCTGGATGACCCGCCGCAACTGGCGGCCCAAGTCGTTGCGCATCCACAGGCCATAGGCCGCGAACAACGCAAGGGTTAGGCCCTGCCCGGGCCAGCCTGGCCAGAACTGGTTGGCGCTCACCGCCAACACCCCACCCAGCAGCGGCAAGGCCATGGCCTGGCCCAGCAACGCCAGGCGGCGGCCGTACGACAGCGGCGCCTGGCCCTGACGCAGTCGCGCATACAGGGCCTCGGCACGGCTGACTTGTTCGCGAGTCGGGCAGACCCGTACCGATTCGTAGCCGATCACCCGGCCGTCTTCAAGGATCGGCGTGACGTAGGCATTGACCCAGTAGAAGTCGCCATTGCGGCAGCGGTTCTTGACGATGCCCATCCAGCTTTTGCCGGCTTTGAGGTAGCGCCACATCAATGCGTACACCGCTGGCGGCATGTCGGGGTGGCGCACCAGGTTGTGCGGGCTGCCGATCAGCTCGGCCTCGCTGTAACCGCTGATGGCGGCAAATTCGGGGTTGCAGTAGGTAATGTGGCTGGCGGTGTCGGTGGCGGAAATCAGCCGCTGACCCGAGGGGAAACGTTGCTCGACCGGGGTTACCGGGAGATTGAGACGCACGATGAGACTCCATTCACTGACGAACCGGCACCCTGCCCATCGACGACCATCGGAACCGATACGCAGCGATCCGCTCCAATGTGCACATGCGCTTCCAGCCATACCGGCATGAGGCCGAATGACACTGGAAACTCGACGATGACTGTCCGGTCAAGCCGCGAATTCTACGAAATTCATCACATAAATCAAATAAAGGTGATCGATCATGGCGTTGCGCCATGCGGATAGATATCGTTAAGTTCTTGATTCTAAATGGGAATTAAGTGATGACGAGATCAGCTCTGGGTTTTGCCCTGCGCCGCTACCGCAAGCTGGCGGGTCTGACCCAGGCACAATTCGCCGAGCGAACCGGCTTCGACCCCAAGACCATCAGCCGTTTCGAGACCGGCGCCTACACCCCCAGCGTCGATGCGCTCATGGCCTTCGCAGGCGTACTGGGTATCAAACCCAAGGACTTCTTCGCCGAACCGGACGACGAAGAGGAGCAGCGCGCCTATCTGTTCGGTGTCATCCACAACGCCCCGCCCAAAGATCTTGGCAAGCTGATTGCAGCAGTGGACCAGGCGTTGGCCAAGCCCTGACCTGATTCATCGGTTTACCTGGGGGCGCTGTTCAGCCCCGATAAATGGCATGCACCGAATTAGAGCCTGGCAGGGCCAATTGCCCCACAACTGGTCAGACCGGTAAG from Pseudomonas kermanshahensis carries:
- a CDS encoding putative bifunctional diguanylate cyclase/phosphodiesterase, translating into MDDNYRAAVDAAAIFSETDLRGCITYVNQQFCSISGYSRDELLGANHRILNSGLHEPEFFLGMWRALTAGKVWKGEICNRAKDGSLYWVDSTMVPLVDPLTGKVRKYVSIRFDVTEKRQLLHTLQWRVGHDVLTGLPNRAYLSDLLNQALAFSRREDIPLAVCMLDLDGFKAVNDGYGHATGDLLLVEVAQRLKGILRGGDAVARLSGDEFVLILRNVSDDRQLHAALCRVLRALAATYVVREHTLSLSASIGVTLYPLDDEDADTLVRHADQAMYVAKQRGRNRYHVFDVSQEQELKATHQTVTRVRRALRNRELCLYYQPKVNLRSGEVLGFEALLRWQRPGRGLVPPGEFLPLVEQTDLIIEIGEWVIHQALSQLQTWQGQGQPWSVSVNIAARHLQRSDFVERLEQLLAEHPGVDPARLDLEIVESVAIDNLQHVSRCLDACRALGVRFSLDDFGTGYSSLSYLKRLPTQTIKIDKSFVRDILHDQDDLALTGAVIGLARAFGREVVAEGLESVEHGRVLMALGCELAQGYFIARPMPASEVLAWAQGYRQPEQWRSVKG
- a CDS encoding methyl-accepting chemotaxis protein: MALPLLGGVLAVSANQFWPGWPGQGLTLALFAAYGLWMRNDLGRQLRRVIQGAEGTFADPTAALTYSDLPGAAGQLQLILIGEEARLKTALTRLSDLATQMAVAAHDAGRLSRGTETALLEQRAETDLSATAMAEMTASIGEVVNHVQLTAAEAHTAHLLAEQGSRVADASGTAIRALAGTVDQINQAVTHLAGQTGAIAEATGMIRGIAEQTNLLALNAAIEAARAGEQGRGFAVVADEVRALADKTRQSTLHIQAIIDGLRSGAEEAVAIASQGIQGAEQGVAQVQEAQQALHGIREAVQRISGMSQQMATASQQQSAVAEEVSRQINGVAGIAQHSAHSANAAASRGAELEEVCAGLRALVERFNR
- a CDS encoding helix-turn-helix domain-containing protein, whose protein sequence is MTRSALGFALRRYRKLAGLTQAQFAERTGFDPKTISRFETGAYTPSVDALMAFAGVLGIKPKDFFAEPDDEEEQRAYLFGVIHNAPPKDLGKLIAAVDQALAKP